Proteins co-encoded in one Xyrauchen texanus isolate HMW12.3.18 chromosome 19, RBS_HiC_50CHRs, whole genome shotgun sequence genomic window:
- the psmd10 gene encoding 26S proteasome non-ATPase regulatory subunit 10 produces the protein MKTEGNVSNVDICNLAYSGKSEQLKQCILSDNSLATKIDQDNRTALHWACSAGHVDIVQFLLDLGVEVDPKDDACWTPLHIAASAGREDIVGSLISKGAQLNSVNQNGCTPLHYAASKDRYEIAQILLENGADPNATDKLESTPLHRASAKGNYRLIQLLLKQSASTNIQDSEGNTPLHLACDEERAEAAKLLVEHGASIYIENKEKMTPLEMAKGGLRNVLKRIVEG, from the exons ATGAAGACGGAGGGAAATGTATCAAATGTAGACATCTGTAATTTAGCTTACTCCGGAAAATCTGAACAACTCAAACAATGTATTTTGTCTGACAACTCACTAGCGACGAAAATAGACCAG GACAACAGGACTGCCCTGCACTGGGCTTGCTCCGCTGGACATGTGGATATCGTACAGTTTCTGTTGGATCTTGGAGTTGAAGTGGATCCCAAAGATGAT GCATGTTGGACCCCTCTTCACATAGCAGCATCTGCTGGAAGAGAAGACATTGTTGGATCCTTAATATCCAAAGGAGCTCAGTTGAACTCCGTGAATCAGAATGGTTGTACCCCACTACATTATGCAGCATCTAAAGACCGATATGAG ATAGCCCAGATTTTGCTTGAAAACGGTGCAGATCCTAATGCAACGGATAAACTGGAATCCACACCTCTGCATAGAGCATCTGCCAAAGGCAACTACCGTCTCATTCAACTTCTTTTGAAACAGAGTGCCTCTACCAACATTCAAGACTCTGAAGGAAACACACCACT TCACCTCGCATGTGATGAGGAGCGAGCAGAGGCTGCAAAACTCCTTGTGGAACATGGTGCCAGTATCTACATTGAGAACAAGGAAAAGATGACGCCTCTAGAAATGGCTAAAGGTGGCCTGCGAAATGTGCTAAAACGGATTGTAGAGGGCTGA
- the nxt2 gene encoding NTF2-related export protein 2 — MGSAVDFRTQVDQSCRYSEAFVNIYYDCMDKKRRNLTRLYLDKATLVWNGNAVTGQDALSDFFDSLPSSEFQVQTLDCQPVHEQATQGQTTLLVVTAGSVKFEGNKQRYFNQNFLLTAQATPNSDQPVWKIASDCFRFQDWAN; from the exons ATGGGTTCAGCGGTG GACTTCAGGACTCAAGTGGATCAGTCGTGCAGATACTCGGAGGCATTCGTCAACATTTATTATGACTGCATGGATAAGAAAAGACGG AATTTGACGAGGCTGTATCTGGATAAAGCAACGCTAGTGTGGAATGGCAATGCTGTCACAGGTCAAGATGCCCTCAGTGATTTCTTTGACTCCCTCCCCTCCAGTGAATTTCAAGTTCAGACTCTTGACTGCCAGCCTGTACATG AACAAGCAACTCAAGGCCAAACCACTTTGTTGGTGGTTACAGCGGGTTCAGTGAAGTTTGAAGGAAACAAACAGAGATACTTCAACCAGAATTTCTTATTAACTGCCCAAGCCACCCCCAACAGTGACCAGCCAGTATGGAAGATTGCAAGTGACTGTTTCCGCTTTCAAGATTGGGCAAATTGA
- the LOC127659437 gene encoding long-chain-fatty-acid--CoA ligase 4-like, protein MDLSNILLFPVHALVWLYSLLSFLPWYFLTGAQEKKALAKRLKSKSTTGETDGPYRSIDRFDSLVTVDFPGKDTLDKLFDYAVQRFGKLDCLGTREVLSEENETQPSGKVFKKLILGDYKWKSYEDLDVEVSQFGSGLAALGQKPKSTIAIFCETRAEWMIMAQACFRRNFPLVTFYATLGEEAVVFGLNECGVTHLVTSVELLESKLKSVLPQIPNLKHIIYVDRKGTDTAGYPQGIQVHSMHSVEELGAKPENLSREIVKPVPSDLAVIMYTSGSTGRPKGVMIIHSNLIGGMAGQCERIPGLGPKDTYIAYLPLAHVLEMTAEISCVAYGCRIGYSSPQTLSDQSTKIKKGSKGDCTVLRPSLMASVPEIMDRINKNVMSKVQEMSCVQRTLFKMAYEYKLKQIKKGYDAPLCNIVFKKVRALLGGNVRMMLSGGAPLSPATQRFMNICFCCPVGQGYGLTETCGAGTITEVADYSTGRVGGPLICCEIKLKDWAEGGYTKHDKPHPRGEILIGGPNVTMGYYRTDSSNNDDFYVDQNGQRWFSTGDVGEMHPDGCLQIVDRKKDLVKLQAGEYVSLGKVESALKSCSLVDNICAYANSDQNYVISFVVPNQKQLTALANQKGIEGTWEEICNHPIMEREVLREIKKVANSIKLQRFEIPVMVHLSPEPWTPETGLVTDAFKLKRKELKNHYLNDIERMYGHK, encoded by the exons ATGGACCTGAGCAACATACTGCTGTTTCCTGTGCATGCACTAGTGTGGCTGTACTCCCTCCTGAGCTTTCTGCCATGGTACTTCCTCACGGGAGCTCAGGAAAAGAAAGCCCTGGCAAAAAGGCTCAAATCCAAGTCTACCACAGGTGAAACGGATGGACCTTACCGCTCCATTGATCGATTCGACTCCCTGGTGACGGTGGATTTCCCTGGAAAAGACACCCTTGACAAACTGTTTGACTATGCCGTGCAGCGTTTTGGTAAATTGGACTGCCTGGGAACTCGAGAAGTTCTGAGTGAAGAAAATGAGACCCAACCGAGTGGGAAAGTCTTCAAAAAG TTAATTCTTGGTGATTATAAGTGGAAGTCATATGAGGATCTGGATGTTGAGGTCAGTCAGTTTGGGAGTGGGCTGGCAGCGCTAGGCCAAAAGCCAAAAAGCACCATTGCTATTTTCTGCGAGACACGTGCGGAGTGGATGATTATGGCTCAGGCCTGCTTCAGACGCAATTTCCCAT TGGTGACCTTTTATGCTACTCTTGGAGAAGAGGCAGTGGTTTTTGGATTGAATGAGTGTGGAGTTACCCACCTCGTTACCAGTGTAGAACTGCTGGAAAGCAAACTGAAA AGTGTCCTTCCTCAAATCCCCAATCTGAAGCACATCATCTATGTGGATAGGAAGGGTACCGACACTGCAGGATATCCACAGGGCATACAGGTCCACAGCATGCACTCTGTGGAGGAGCTGGGAGCCAAGCCAGAAAACC tgagtAGAGAAATAGTGAAGCCTGTTCCATCAGACCTTGCTGTTATTATGTACACCAGCGGTTCCACTGGCAGACCTAAAGGGGTGATGATCATCCATAGTAACCTCATCGGGGGCATGGCAGGCCAGTGTGAAAGGATACCTGGCTTGGG CCCAAAGGACACATACATTGCTTATCTTCCTTTGGCTCATGTGCTGGAAATGACTGCTGAGATCTCATGTGTGGCCTATGGCTGCAGGATTGGCTATTCCTCCCCACAAACACTGTCTGATCAG TCAACCAAGATTAAGAAGGGAAGTAAAGGTGACTGCACTGTGCTGAGACCTTCCTTAATGGCATCTGTACCT GAAATAATGGACAGGATCAATAAGAATGTCATGAGTAAAGTGCAGGAAATGAGCTGTGTACAGAGGACACTGTTCAAAATGGCTTATGAGTACAAGCTCAAGCAGATCAAGAAAGGTTATGACGCGCCACTTTGCAACAT TGTGTTTAAAAAAGTGAGGGCCCTGCTGGGTGGGAACGTGCGTATGATGCTGTCCGGAGGAGCACCGCTGTCTCCTGCCACTCAACGCTTCATGAACATATGTTTCTGCTGTCCTGTTGGTCAAGGATATGGTCTTACGGAGACCTGTGGAGCAGGCACTATAACTGAGG tTGCAGACTACAGCACTGGACGAGTAGGAGGGCCTCTGATATGTTGTGAAATCAAACTAAAAGACTGGGCAGAAG GTGGCTATACAAAGCACGACAAGCCTCATCCTCGTGGTGAAATCCTCATCGGAGGTCCTAATGTGACCATGGGCTACTACAGGACTGACAGCTCGAACAATGATGACTTCTATGTGGATCAGAATGGTCAGCGATGGTTCTCTACTGGTGATGTCGGGGAGATGCACCCTGATGGCTGTCTTCAGATTGTTG ATCGCAAGAAAGACCTTGTGAAACTTCAGGCTGGGGAGTATGTGTCTTTAGGCAAAGTTGAGTCGGCATTGAAGAGCTGTTCTCTTGTTGACAACATCTGCGCGTATGCAAACAG TGACCAGAACTATGTCATCAGCTTTGTTGTTCCTAATCAGAAGCAGCTCACTGCTCTTGCCAATCAGAAGGGTATTGAGGGAACATGGGAAGAGATCTGCAATCATCCAATTATGGAGAGAGAAGTtctgagagaaattaaaaaagttGCAAATTCAA TTAAACTACAGCGCTTTGAGATACCAGTCATGGTCCATTTGAGTCCGGAGCCATGGACGCCTGAGACAGGCCTAGTGACAGACGCATTCAAACTGAAGAGGAAGGAACTGAAGAACCACTATCTTAATGACATCGAAAGAATGTATGGCCACAAGTAG
- the LOC127659392 gene encoding peptidyl-prolyl cis-trans isomerase NIMA-interacting 4 has protein sequence MPPKGKGGKGGKGGAAASGSGDSDQKEKAQKGGTAVKVRHILCEKHGKCMEAMEKLKAGMRFSEVATQYSEDKARQGGDLGWMTRGSMVGPFQDAAFALPISTMDKPVYTDPPVKTKFGYHIIMVEGKK, from the exons ATGCCACCTAAAGGAAAGGGTGGCAAAGGTGGTAAAG GAGGTGCTGCTGCCTCAGGCAGTGGGGACAGTGATCAGAAGGAGAAGGCTCAGAAAGGAGGTACAGCAGTCAAG GTTCGGCATATTCTCTGTGAAAAGCATGGTAAGTGTATGGAGGCAATGGAGAAACTCAAGGCTGGCATGCGCTTCAGTGAGGTTGCAACACAATACAGTGAGGACAAAGCCAGACAAGGA GGTGACCTTGGCTGGATGACAAGAGGATCAATGGTGGGACCATTTCAGGATGCAGCATTTGCATTACCCATCAGCACTATGGACAAACCTGTATACACAGATCCTCCTGTGAAAACAAAGTTTGGCTACCATATTATTATGGTTGAAGGCAAAAAGTGA